ACCATTTAAAGCATCTCCAACCCATACTTCTCTACTTGCAGCACTATCTCCACAGAACCACAAGTATCCTCAGCATATAAACAATCCGTTGTGGATCTCAGTCTATGTTTAAGTGCTCACATCACGTGTGATGAAAGCCTGGCACCTCCTCAGCACCTACGCGGTCCCGGTTCCTGGCCAGCGAAGCGGGGACAGCATCCAGAGCTGGTCACCTGTGAGCACggctgagggacagcagggCTGGCTTAGCCAGGCTAGGCTTCCAGAACTCCCTGAGCGTGGGCACATAGGTGTGGTGCTTGGTCCGGTAGTACCGCTTGGCGAACAGCTGCAAGATGAGGTAAAGGTCAGTTCTCTTCATTTTCCCTTAACTGAAAAGCATCTATCGAGTTGAAATGCTGCCACTGGATAGGAGGACTGGTTTCCACCTATTGCAGACATGTCACAGCGGGCACAGCTGCCGTGATGTCATTTTTGTCACATAGGTCGGGTGTACAGACTATGAGGATCACACACACAAGGTGAGTAACACTCAAAGAAAAAACATGAGCGGTCCATTATGATGAATGAATGCCTCAGTTATTCAATGGCCAGAACAGGAGCTTAGACCAAAGATGGCATTATAAACATCTTTTCTACACTTATCAGACTGCAAACAAACATGGCTAGCAGATTTGAAGAAAGGATGACTGAGGAAATTCAAAAATACCAGCATTTACAGGATTCCTCGCTACGGGATTATAAAGACTCCCAGATAGGCGGAAACGACAAAACATTAGTAACTGCAATGATGTATACTTATATACCGTAAATACATAAAGTATTTTACTAAAACTGTGCGTTAACCAGCCTACATTTCATACATGTGGCTTATGAGCGACTTTACCCTACAGCGCCATGCAAGCCCTGGTATCAAGTACACGCCGGCCAAGCGTGGTGGAGAGGCAGGCATGAATTTTCAGGAATACGGGCGGCCCGGCAGTACAGCGTACTGTGCCACATCCGCATCATGTGGAAACCAGCCCATACTCACCCTTCCCTTGAAATTCTTAGTTTCTTCATCTTCAGAATCAAGGACGACGTCACTGTCTTCCGGAGATGACCTGGTCCTCCCTAACAGACAGGATCGGCGCCCgcgagtgtgtgggtgtgttttaTATGCGTGCTTTTTTAATTATTCTGAACATCACAGCACATTGGGGTTTACACTAGGATGAGTGACTATGTATACACCCACAGAGACAATGTTTACCTGTTTTTTGTGTAAACGGCGAGATGACAGGAGATGCACTTGACGCGACAGGATGGTCAGCAGAGTTCCTATTGTGTGACGACAGCATTTGAAATTCATATGAGCACCACCGGAGACAGAAAAACCACAAATTAACCTTTATTGGTGTGAGAATGCTAATTGTCTACTCAAACCTCTGTCCCCACTCTCTTACTCTTTTTCTGCTGCTTCCAGAATCTTAGGTGTCATCCAAAGCTTCCTCTTCCGCTTCACTCTGAATTCTGACGAGCCCTTGTCCTGTTTCGCTGGAGATCGGGCTCCACTGACCACACTGCTGCGAGGATGGATATCTGCTAAGCTGAGTTGTTTAACCAGAACCCTTGGCTGGCTATTAAGGCAGGCGGCAACCAGAGAAGATTGGGTCCAATCTGTCCGGCCAGAGCCCCTGTTGAGAGCCCCACCCTGCTTCTCTCTCTGGGCCCTCTCATTctcatcttcctcctcctgTTGGTAACATGACTTGGCCCGTTTGCTGGTTTCTTCCTGAAGTTCTTTTCTCCCTGATTCCCTGAGACTGATGTCAGAATGTAACCCTGGCCTCCTCGTTGCCTCATCATGATCGGAGCCCTTTATACCTTTTCTAGACTCTTCTTTCCCTTGACGGCACAATGCCAGAGTGCTTCTCATCTTCCGCTCCTCTGTCCTTTCAGCGACCGGCCGCACGCACGACCCCCCGTCAGCTTCTCTACAGTCTTGCATCACGCGAGTTTTCCTGGAATCCGATTCCCCGTCTGACGGCTGATTGTCACTCGGCACTCTTCCGGAAAGAGCGAGGGACAGCGATGACAGGATGGAGTCACCCAAGGAGGACGAGAGGTCTGAAAGACAAGGTATAAGCAGCGGAGATGGATAGTTCTTATAAGGCACCACAGACATCTTACAGCTCAAAACAAATCACACGGGCGAAGCAACAGTAATGAAGGCAGGATCACTACAGCAAAACAGATCAGGCGCAGGACTATAGGTCTTTGTCTATGACTGTCACCTACCAGGCAAGTGCAAGTAACCAAGGCACCTCTGATGCTGGAACAGAGACCTCAGCAGCTGGGGCTCAGACAAGAACTGTGCATGTTCCTCCAGGACAACGTGGGCAGTGCTGAGCCACTGCACAGTCTGAAGCAGcaatgcaaacaaaaaaaaaatcactagtTCTTCACAGCACTGTTTATCACTCTTGGTTTAAAGCTGCAAACTTTTCTAGAGTATACGAGTGAATTGAGGAAGGTGCTGTCTGTGCCGCCATACCTGAGCGAGGTCAGGCACGGGAAGAAGTATGTCCAGCCGCACCAGAAATTCCCACAACAACTTCTCCAGCGCATTGTCAAACTCGGGACCAAACTCTACAGGGAATACCTCCTATAGGCAAAAGGAAAGTGGGATGTCAAAACCCAAAAAGTAAAATTGGGTTTTGACAAACGGTTTTATTAGACCagacaaaacacattttgagcaAAAAAACGTACAAATAAAAATCAGCCAAGTTAAATCCACAAGTTTTTTTGCATGAACCCGTTTGAAAAGGAACCCAAATTTCAGACCCAAATGTGACATTGAGGCACCAAAATATTTCCACTCACCACTTTGTCCTGAATCAAAGTTACACAACgggattgttttttttgtttgattacttacgCAAAAACATCATCTAATGGTCACTTATGTAGCcttaaaaataaacaaggaGACGAATGGGAGACAATGGAAGAAAGAACACAAGAGGTAATGATGGGGATTCGGGTTTTCCTCTAAAATTCAATTTCCCCTAACTGGTTATCCTGGAAagggttatggggggggggggggggggggggggagcagcacaggaacaagacAGAGACACATGCTGGGTAGGAAGCCATTCCATTACACACGAACACATTATGGGTATTTTGAGATGCCAGTATGCCAGCCAGCATGTCTTTTGGCTGTGGCAGAGGCTGTGACATGAGAAGAAAATCCACACAGTGTGGCGGGAATCAAACCTGCAACCCTGGAGGTCTGAGGTAACACTGTTACCCACTAGACCCACCACATGCGCAATCTACCAAACACCACCACCCAAATCTAGACCTGAATCATAGCATGTaaggctctgtgctcattatAGAAAGCAGCCACTCAGCAAAGAACGTTTAAGCACCGCAGAATGGATCAGAGGGAGGGGgattctcacctggaaaaaATATTTTCGTCTTGCAGGGTTGTCCAGGAGGCCCTGCACCAGCTCATGGAATTTTGAAATCGTTTCTCGCACCTTGACATCATCCTTTTGCAGCAGATTTTCAAAAGACACAGGCAGGACTCATGAAATAAACCTCTCATTTTGAGTTTGCGGTAGACTTTGTGCTACAACTGACGGCATTTTGGGTCACCTACACGTCTGCGGTTTGAAGGGTCACCCAAGGGCTGCAGGCGTTCCAAGTGGGGTAGAACAACACTGGGGTCCGGAGGAGCACGGCCTCGACACAACTCTAGGACCATCTGAAAACAAGCAGACCAGACTTAATAACCACTGGCCACAACCAGAAGCATTCAAAGCACACTTTTTCACACTTTCATACCATTTCTTTATCTGCCCAGCCCCATCCCATCGCTCTCACCCGAGCCCGGAGACCCAGAATCAGTTTGGCACGGTGCCGGCAGGACAGCAGTATGGGACTGGCAGCAGAGATGGACGTCACAAACGCTTCCAGCTTTCCATAGTGCAGCACATCTCTGTTTTTCATCACCCGCCACATGGCGGCTGAGACCATCCGCAACGGCGAAGCTGAGAGGCGTAGGGAGGACAGGGGGAGGGGGTCGTTTTCTTTTTGGGGGAGAAAAAAAGGATACACAAGAGAAATATTTGTAGGAGTAGAGAGTCTGGCAAAATGGAAAAGCTGATTATGTGGGCCACTCACTTCATTCTGGAAAGGCCAAAAATCAGTCCTGTTTCCAGGACACTCAGTTGAGAGTTTATTCATTTGAATAATTTGGTTTTTTACACCCATGTGTGTATATTTCAAATTTAATTTCTTGCATAGTGTAATTTACTGTTTGTAGTGTCATTTATTGTCTCTGTACTAGTGAGTCTCTAGCAGCCGGAACCAAATTTCTTGTGTGCCCCAGCACACTTGGCGAATAAAGCTGATTCGATTCGAATACGACTGCAAAACTTCATGATTTCATGCATATCATTACAAAATGTTAGAATTTCTGCGCCGAGGTAGTAGACAACTTGAACAAGCTCAGTTTATACGGCTGGGACTGCGAGCCTCTGAAGATAAAGATATGCAGTCTCACCTTCTGCTTGTAATACGCTGCAGAACCACTTAAGTTTTAGTACAACATAAATGGGTTTGGACTGCgttatattttttgtttagaAATAGGTTATATGACCTGGCTTGTTTACGCTACTGTAGAAACAAAGATTTGCTTGTAAAACATTCATTTACTCTAATCGGGACAGATCGTCAAAATTCAACATTCGAAGACTCAAATACATAGCGTAAATCTACAGATCAATAGTTAAATGTGGAAATAACTGTGATAGACGGGTGATTCAAAAGAATTAAGTTTACGCACCTGTGTTTCGGTTTTTGGTAGCGGGACGTTTCTCCATGTCGGCTTTCCTTAAAATATCCACCTGGAAATAGTTAACTAAATGACTGACAAACTTCTCAGCGGTCGCAACACTATAACAATATACTAATGTTTGAAATGCACGAAAAGAAATTTTCTATTCACAACTCAAAGCAGGAAAACGGGACACTTCCTTCTCCCGCCATATGAAAGCCGGATGTTCCGTACCAGGTGCCGGATGTGGCGACACACGCCGCTTGGCGACATGTGTAATGGGATGTGTAGTTTTTTGGAGACTCGTTGCAACTATTACATGTTGGTGATTAGACAAACACGAGTCAAAAGCCATGAATAAGTTTTGTGGGGAGCCCGACAAAATTTCGAGGGCTGTTAAAATTCGGGGGGGCAAACCCGCAATTTTAGTTAACCTCTAGagagactggggaaacagaaatGTGCGAGATGTATCAGTTGTCTAACTGATGTATAATTTTTGCCTGTTTTGTAGAAATCCCGGAATGTCAGTGACCATTCATGCTACCCTGTTCAGTTTGTGACGTTATCCTTATTCGATAACAGTGCATATCATGAAACGCATCGAGGGACTTCGATCCTTTTTATCTCTGTTGAAATGAATCACACCAGTCTAAAGTCCTGTAGGAGACAACAGCAGGGTCACACTATCGCTGGCAACTCACACATCTCCACATATATGTCTAAGGTCTAAACGAGACATAAACAAGCGGAAAAGTAACAGAAAGAAGTGTGACATTGTTCGGAGCCGGGAATGGAGGCTACATCATCACTGATAAAGTGAGTACGGTTTATATATGCTATCGTTTACAGAAATGGTCGTTTCAAATCCAATTGTTATGTTATGATAATCAAGGATGTAGTTAGAGGGTGAAAGGTTACGAGGACTGAGTCTTTACGGGGTGGAGGGCGAATGCAAACATATGTGATATAAAAAGCTATTCGTGACTTAAGCCAATAAACACATTTTTTGGGGGAGGAGGCTAAAGCCCCCCTAAAAGAGGCCAAACGAAACTGGTTATAATATTTGACATGAGGGTCTTTACATAATTACCATTTGCAAACCTCCATATGTATTATCAGAAGTTATATATAGTTGATTCAgttttgtaaatacatttgcctAGGTAATGTTCTGGTTGAAAGTCTATAACTGTACATTGCAGTGAAGGTGTGCAGTGACAAAAACAACCCCAATCTCATTGTAAGTATGTTTGCTGACTGAAGTAGCCacttctctctgtctgtctgtctcaggTCAGTCTCTAGGAGGGTGTGGTCAGTGC
The sequence above is a segment of the Brienomyrus brachyistius isolate T26 chromosome 12, BBRACH_0.4, whole genome shotgun sequence genome. Coding sequences within it:
- the tinf2 gene encoding TERF1-interacting nuclear factor 2 isoform X1, which translates into the protein MEKRPATKNRNTENDPLPLSSLRLSASPLRMVSAAMWRVMKNRDVLHYGKLEAFVTSISAASPILLSCRHRAKLILGLRARMVLELCRGRAPPDPSVVLPHLERLQPLGDPSNRRRDDVKVRETISKFHELVQGLLDNPARRKYFFQEVFPVEFGPEFDNALEKLLWEFLVRLDILLPVPDLAQTVQWLSTAHVVLEEHAQFLSEPQLLRSLFQHQRCLGYLHLPDLSSSLGDSILSSLSLALSGRVPSDNQPSDGESDSRKTRVMQDCREADGGSCVRPVAERTEERKMRSTLALCRQGKEESRKGIKGSDHDEATRRPGLHSDISLRESGRKELQEETSKRAKSCYQQEEEDENERAQREKQGGALNRGSGRTDWTQSSLVAACLNSQPRVLVKQLSLADIHPRSSVVSGARSPAKQDKGSSEFRVKRKRKLWMTPKILEAAEKENSADHPVASSASPVISPFTQKTGRTRSSPEDSDVVLDSEDEETKNFKGRLFAKRYYRTKHHTYVPTLREFWKPSLAKPALLSLSRAHR
- the tinf2 gene encoding TERF1-interacting nuclear factor 2 isoform X2, which encodes MEKRPATKNRNTENDPLPLSSLRLSASPLRMVSAAMWRVMKNRDVLHYGKLEAFVTSISAASPILLSCRHRAKLILGLRARMVLELCRGRAPPDPSVVLPHLERLQPLGDPSNRRRDDVKVRETISKFHELVQGLLDNPARRKYFFQEVFPVEFGPEFDNALEKLLWEFLVRLDILLPVPDLAQTVQWLSTAHVVLEEHAQFLSEPQLLRSLFQHQRCLGYLHLPDLSSSLGDSILSSLSLALSGRVPSDNQPSDGESDSRKTRVMQDCREADGGSCVRPVAERTEERKMRSTLALCRQGKEESRKGIKGSDHDEATRRPGLHSDISLRESGRKELQEETSKRAKSCYQQEEEDENERAQREKQGGALNRGSGRTDWTQSSLVAACLNSQPRVLVKQLSLADIHPRSSVVSGARSPAKQDKGSSEFRVKRKRKLWMTPKILEAAEKENSADHPVASSASPVISPFTQKTAVRQAVLPDQAPHLCAHAQGVLEA